From a region of the Saccharomyces cerevisiae S288C chromosome IX, complete sequence genome:
- the SOA1 gene encoding Soa1p (Sulfonate and inorganic sulfur transporter; low affinity sulfate, high affinity sulfite, thiosulfite and major sulfonate transporter; functions as a an H+ symporter; similar to the allantoate permease (Dal5p) subfamily of the major facilitator superfamily; mRNA expression is elevated by sulfur limitation; non-essential gene) gives MSVQKEEYDIVEKAQLSVSAESLTSDSESISHNPFDDFHKAERWRKVYESSGYEGLSKFDPEFTWTKDEEKKLVRKMDLKIFLWVFIMFAFLDLIRKNIARAVSDNFIVDLKMNTNDYNLGQTVYLVIFLASELPGNLLSKRFGPERVIPVQIVLWSVICITQAGLKNRGQFIATRCLLGMVQGGFIPDNILYLSYYYTGAELTFRLSFFWCAIPLFQILGSLLASGIIEMRGIHNLAGWQYLFIIEGFLSLSVGVASFYLMRRGPTQTGESAFHKGKSLFTEYEEKIMVNRILRDDPSKGDMSNRQPVTFKEILYTLTEFDLWPLFIQGITAFISLQTVGSYLSLILKSLNYSTFLSNILAIPGQALLLINLPLAALLSRKLKEKSLCVGIANVWVLPFIVSLVALPTDTNPWIKYILLTGILGLPYTHSILAGWVSEISNSVRSRTVGTALYNMSAQVGAIIASNMYRNDDKPYYTRGNKILLGFTCFNICMAVATKFYYISRNKYKDRKWNSMTKEEQINYLDTTKDKGMKRLDYRFIH, from the coding sequence ATGTCCgtacaaaaagaagaatacgATATTGTAGAAAAGGCCCAATTATCTGTGTCCGCAGAAAGCTTAACATCAGATTCGGAGAGTATTTCACATAACCCATTTGACGATTTTCATAAAGCAGAGCGTTGGAGAAAAGTCTATGAATCCAGTGGTTATGAAGGCTTGTCTAAATTCGATCCTGAGTTTACATGGACAAAGGAtgaggaaaagaaattggtaagaaaaatggacttgaagatttttttgtggGTTTTTATTATGTTTGCCTTTTTGGATttaataaggaaaaatattgcAAGGGCAGTTTCAGACAACTTCATTGTTGACTTGAAAATGAACACGAACGACTACAACCTTGGCCAAACTGTTTATCTAGTTATATTTCTAGCAAGTGAACTACCCGGCAATCTGCTGTCCAAAAGATTTGGTCCAGAAAGGGTCATTCCGGTTCAAATTGTGTTGTGGAGTGTAATTTGTATTACTCAAGCTGGTCTGAAAAATCGAGGTCAATTTATTGCTACTAGATGCTTATTAGGAATGGTACAGGGCGGGTTCATCCCGGACAATATTCTATACTTGTCATATTATTATACTGGAGCTGAGCTCACATTCCGCCTAAGTTTCTTTTGGTGTGCTATACctcttttccaaattttagGCTCTCTTTTAGCTTCCGGAATCATAGAGATGAGGGGTATTCATAACTTAGCTGGCTGGCAGTACCTATTTATAATTGAAGGGTTTCTGTCCCTTTCTGTTGGCGTGGCATCCTTTTATTTAATGCGTAGAGGACCTACGCAAACTGGTGAGTCTGCATTTCACAAAGGAAAATCGTTATTCACTGAGTATGAGGAGAAAATTATGGTTAACAGAATTTTAAGGGATGACCCATCAAAGGGTGACATGAGTAACCGACAACCAGTTACCTTCAAGGAGATTTTGTACACTCTAACAGAATTTGATCTATGGCCATTGTTTATCCAAGGTATTACAGCATTCATATCTCTTCAAACAGTTGGTTCCTATTTATCTTTGATATTAAAGAGTTTAAATTACTCTACATTTCTTTCGAACATTTTAGCAATTCCAGGCCAAGCCCTGCTGCTAATAAATTTACCATTAGCGGCACTATTATCGCGtaaattgaaagaaaaatcacTTTGTGTGGGAATTGCCAACGTTTGGGTGCTCCCTTTCATAGTTTCTCTGGTCGCTTTACCGACTGACACAAACCCCTGGATCAAGTATATATTACTAACCGGTATACTTGGTCTTCCCTATACACATTCCATTCTTGCTGGTTGGGTCTCCGAGATTTCAAATTCGGTAAGATCGCGTACAGTGGGCACAGCGTTATACAATATGAGTGCCCAAGTTGGAGCAATCATTGCTTCTAACATGTATAGAAATGATGATAAACCTTACTATACTAGAGGTAACAAAATACTTCTAGGATTCACTTGCTTCAACATTTGTATGGCTGTTGCTACTAAGTTTTACTATATTAGTAGGAATAAATACAAGGACCGCAAATGGAACTCTATGACAAAAGAAGAGCAGATCAATTACTTGGACACAACTAAAGATAAGGGAATGAAGCGTCTTGATTATAGGTTTATTCACTAG
- a CDS encoding uncharacterized protein (hypothetical protein; mutant exhibits mitophagy defects; in closely related species and other S. cerevisiae strain backgrounds YIL165C and adjacent ORF, YIL164C, likely constitute a single ORF encoding a nitrilase gene), whose protein sequence is MKNIAYEGRLFLISAVQFMPDATAMGFGEIIDQATGKRKLPGWPSADDNCINGGSVIIDPYGEIIAGPLLGQEGLLTAEINTDLIAEARFDLDPVGHYARGDVFQLTVNERSHDVKFTK, encoded by the coding sequence atgaaaaatattgcaTACGAAGGTCGTCTATTCTTGATTAGTGCAGTGCAGTTCATGCCAGATGCGACAGCAATGGGCTTTGGGGAGATTATTGACCAAGCTACAGGTAAGAGAAAATTACCTGGATGGCCATCTGCTGACGACAACTGTATTAATGGAGGTAGTGTTATTATTGATCCTTATGGAGAGATTATTGCAGGGCCATTGCTAGGGCAGGAGGGCCTTTTAACCGCCGAAATTAACACTGACTTGATTGCTGAAGCTCGCTTTGATCTTGACCCTGTCGGACATTATGCTAGGGGAGATGTCTTCCAGTTGACTGTCAATGAAAGGTCACACGATGTCAAGTTTACGAAATGA
- the NIT1 gene encoding Nit1p (Nitrilase; member of the nitrilase branch of the nitrilase superfamily; in closely related species and other S. cerevisiae strain backgrounds YIL164C and adjacent ORF, YIL165C, likely constitute a single ORF encoding a nitrilase gene), which produces MAKHIVAALQIGSCPGSTKDTLKKILSYEKEIKESGAKLVVIPEATLGGYPKGSNFGVYLGYRLQEGREEYAKYLAEAIEIGNGEKYPEISQLCALSKATDASLCVGCIERDGTTLYCTMVYIDPKDGYVGKHRKLMPTAGERLIWGQGDGSTLPVVDTAAGKIGGAICWENMMPLLRYAMYKKGVEIWCAPTVDARPI; this is translated from the coding sequence ATGGCGAAACACATTGTTGCTGCCCTTCAAATCGGCTCTTGTCCGGGCTCTACTAAGGAtaccttgaaaaaaattttgtcatATGAGAAGGAGATCAAGGAATCTGGTGCCAAGTTGGTCGTTATCCCAGAAGCCACTCTTGGTGGTTATCCAAAGGGATCGAACTTTGGGGTTTATCTAGGCTACCGTCTTCAAGAAGGAAGGGAGGAGTATGCTAAGTATCTTGCCGAAGCAATTGAGATCGGAAACGGAGAGAAATATCCAGAAATTAGTCAGTTGTGCGCACTATCGAAGGCCACCGACGCATCCTTATGTGTGGGGTGTATAGAGCGCGATGGGACGACATTATATTGTACCATGGTTTATATAGATCCTAAAGATGGCTACGTTGGGAAGCATCGAAAACTGATGCCGACAGCTGGCGAAAGACTGATATGGGGTCAAGGCGATGGTTCGACTCTGCCTGTCGTGGATACCGCTGCTGGGAAGATTGGCGGTGCTATCTGCTGGGAGAACATGATGCCTCTACTGAGATACGCCATGTATAAAAAAGGGGTTGAGATCTGGTGTGCCCCAACGGTGGATGCTAGGCCTATTTAG
- a CDS encoding uncharacterized protein (hypothetical protein; mRNA identified as translated by ribosome profiling data) has product MFLFRRKDYRIEIQKKKVVKSFFQMVYYRALRQHFCQTKSFKHSSKRNVSMMVIGKHRAYLKSLRHHIKGFIITFLVSFSRNLHGKTLDVGSINATRISSPPDNFLNWVFSFYSCSE; this is encoded by the coding sequence atgtttcttttcaggAGGAAGGATTATAGGATCgaaatccaaaaaaaaaaagtcgtCAAATCTTTCTTCCAAATGGTTTACTATAGAGCCCTTAGGCAACATTTTTGTCAAACAAAGTCGTTTAAGCATTCCTCGAAAAGAAACGTCTCTATGATGGTAATAGGCAAACATCGGGCGTACCTTAAAAGTCTTAGACATCACATAAAGGGATTTATAATCACATTCCTCGTCAGTTTTTCCAGAAACCTCCATGGAAAAACCCTGGACGTGGGGTCGATTAACGCTACGCGTATTTCTTCGCCCCCGGATAATTTCCTAAACTgggttttttctttttattcctGTTCAGAGTAA
- the SUC2 gene encoding beta-fructofuranosidase SUC2 (Invertase; sucrose hydrolyzing enzyme; a secreted, glycosylated form is regulated by glucose repression, and an intracellular, nonglycosylated enzyme is produced constitutively) produces the protein MLLQAFLFLLAGFAAKISASMTNETSDRPLVHFTPNKGWMNDPNGLWYDEKDAKWHLYFQYNPNDTVWGTPLFWGHATSDDLTNWEDQPIAIAPKRNDSGAFSGSMVVDYNNTSGFFNDTIDPRQRCVAIWTYNTPESEEQYISYSLDGGYTFTEYQKNPVLAANSTQFRDPKVFWYEPSQKWIMTAAKSQDYKIEIYSSDDLKSWKLESAFANEGFLGYQYECPGLIEVPTEQDPSKSYWVMFISINPGAPAGGSFNQYFVGSFNGTHFEAFDNQSRVVDFGKDYYALQTFFNTDPTYGSALGIAWASNWEYSAFVPTNPWRSSMSLVRKFSLNTEYQANPETELINLKAEPILNISNAGPWSRFATNTTLTKANSYNVDLSNSTGTLEFELVYAVNTTQTISKSVFADLSLWFKGLEDPEEYLRMGFEVSASSFFLDRGNSKVKFVKENPYFTNRMSVNNQPFKSENDLSYYKVYGLLDQNILELYFNDGDVVSTNTYFMTTGNALGSVNMTTGVDNLFYIDKFQVREVK, from the coding sequence ATGCTTTTGCAAgctttccttttccttttggcTGGTTTTGCAGCCAAAATATCTGCATCAATGACAAACGAAACTAGCGATAGACCTTTGGTCCACTTCACACCCAACAAGGGCTGGATGAATGACCCAAATGGGTTGTGGTACGATGAAAAAGATGCCAAATGGCATCTGTACTTTCAATACAACCCAAATGACACCGTATGGGGTACGCCATTGTTTTGGGGCCATGCTACTTCCGATGATTTGACTAATTGGGAAGATCAACCCATTGCTATCGCTCCCAAGCGTAACGATTCAGGTGCTTTCTCTGGCTCCATGGTGGTTGATTACAACAACACGAGTGGGTTTTTCAATGATACTATTGATCCAAGACAAAGATGCGTTGCGATTTGGACTTATAACACTCCTGAAAGTGAAGAGCAATACATTAGCTATTCTCTTGATGGTGGTTACACTTTTACTGAATACCAAAAGAACCCTGTTTTAGCTGCCAACTCCACTCAATTCAGAGATCCAAAGGTGTTCTGGTATGAACCTTCTCAAAAATGGATTATGACGGCTGCCAAATCACAAGACtacaaaattgaaatttacTCCTCTGATGACTTGAAGTCCTGGAAGCTAGAATCTGCATTTGCCAATGAAGGTTTCTTAGGCTACCAATACGAATGTCCAGGTTTGATTGAAGTCCCAACTGAGCAAGATCCTTCCAAATCTTATTGGGTCATGTTTATTTCTATCAACCCAGGTGCACCTGCTGGCGGTTCCTTCAACCAATATTTTGTTGGATCCTTCAATGGTACTCATTTTGAAGCGTTTGACAATCAATCTAGAGTGGTAGATTTTGGTAAGGACTACTATGCCTTGCAAACTTTCTTCAACACTGACCCAACCTACGGTTCAGCATTAGGTATTGCCTGGGCTTCAAACTGGGAGTACAGTGCCTTTGTCCCAACTAACCCATGGAGATCATCCATGTCTTTGGTCCGcaagttttctttgaacaCTGAATATCAAGCTAATCCAGAGACTGAATTGATCAATTTGAAAGCCGAACCAATATTGAACATTAGTAATGCTGGTCCCTGGTCTCGTTTTGCTACTAACACAACTCTAACTAAGGCCAATTCTTACAATGTCGATTTGAGCAACTCGACTGGTACCCTAGAGTTTGAGTTGGTTTACGCTGTTAACACCACACAAACCATATCCAAATCCGTCTTTGCCGACTTATCACTTTGGTTCAAGGGTTTAGAAGATCCTGAAGAATATTTGAGAATGGGTTTTGAAGTCAGtgcttcttccttctttttggaCCGTGGTAACTCTAAGGTCAAGTTTGTCAAGGAGAACCCATATTTCACAAACAGAATGTCTGTCAACAACCAACCATTCAAGTCTGAGAACGACCTAAGTTACTATAAAGTGTACGGCCTACTGGATCAAAACATCTTGGAATTGTACTTCAACGATGGAGATGTGGTTTCTACAAATACCTACTTCATGACCACCGGTAACGCTCTAGGATCTGTGAACATGACCACTGGTGTCGATAATTTGTTCTACATTGACAAGTTCCAAGTAAGGGAAGTAAAATAG
- the SMU2 gene encoding Smu2p (Protein involved in removal of stalled, decoding-defective ribosomes; acts as cofactor for Fap1p, along with Fpr1p, increasing the efficiency of Rps3p polyubiquitination on stalled monosomes and the subsequent decay of nonfunctional 18S rRNA; green fluorescent protein (GFP)-fusion protein localizes to the cytoplasm; mRNA is enriched in Scp160p-associated mRNPs; non-essential gene) → MDTKLSVTGAKKSQGKASGLGNEGTPIGNEESTNKAKNGNKKRNKNRNRNKKTETKEQNEPKPVTGGEEVRVEKSQAKNRRRKNNNGANKKNTLHYSKEINVEERKQIAKRQEEIEQCIHTLSDFKLFKKGKHVTSYGYRISPMTDSGKISLKILFNIPLDYPKAPIKLTMKSNEEVSSYMDTVIANFNWKARQLVKEDWRILSQINYLVSELEILKMENYKQIDKLRNSFYKTI, encoded by the coding sequence ATGGATACCAAGCTATCTGTAACAGGAGCTAAAAAATCTCAGGGAAAAGCTTCTGGTTTGGGAAACGAAGGAACTCCAATCGGGAATGAGGAGAGCACAAATAAAGctaaaaatggaaataaaaagcGGAATAAAAATCGAAACAGAAATAAGAAGACAGAGACAAAGGAACAAAATGAACCTAAACCTGTGACTGGAGGGGAAGAAGTGAGAGTCGAGAAATCTCAAGCGAAAAACAGAAGGCggaaaaacaataatggagctaataaaaagaataccCTACACTACTCAAAGGAAATTAATGTAGAAGAGCGAAAACAAATCGCAAAAAGGCAAGAAGAAATCGAACAATGCATTCACACCTTATCCGATTTTAAACTGTTTAAAAAGGGTAAGCACGTTACCTCATATGGCTATCGAATCTCCCCCATGACAGACTCCGGTaagatttctttgaaaattttattcaaCATACCTTTGGATTATCCAAAGGCCCCAATAAAACTAACGATGAAAAGTAATGAAGAAGTTTCCTCTTACATGGACACCGTGATAGCGAATTTCAACTGGAAAGCCCGTCAATTGGTTAAGGAGGACTGGAGGATATTATCTCAAATAAACTATTTGGTTAGTGAGTTagaaatattgaaaatggaaaattatAAACAAATTGATAAACTACGTAATAGCTTTTACAAAACCATATAA
- the POT1 gene encoding acetyl-CoA C-acyltransferase (3-ketoacyl-CoA thiolase with broad chain length specificity; cleaves 3-ketoacyl-CoA into acyl-CoA and acetyl-CoA during beta-oxidation of fatty acids) translates to MSQRLQSIKDHLVESAMGKGESKRKNSLLEKRPEDVVIVAANRSAIGKGFKGAFKDVNTDYLLYNFLNEFIGRFPEPLRADLNLIEEVACGNVLNVGAGATEHRAACLASGIPYSTPFVALNRQCSSGLTAVNDIANKIKVGQIDIGLALGVESMTNNYKNVNPLGMISSEELQKNREAKKCLIPMGITNENVAANFKISRKDQDEFAANSYQKAYKAKNEGLFEDEILPIKLPDGSICQSDEGPRPNVTAESLSSIRPAFIKDRGTTTAGNASQVSDGVAGVLLARRSVANQLNLPVLGRYIDFQTVGVPPEIMGVGPAYAIPKVLEATGLQVQDIDIFEINEAFAAQALYCIHKLGIDLNKVNPRGGAIALGHPLGCTGARQVATILRELKKDQIGVVSMCIGTGMGAAAIFIKE, encoded by the coding sequence ATGTCTCAAAGACTACAAAGTATCAAGGATCATTTGGTGGAGAGCGCCATGGGTAAGGGTGAATCGAAGAGGAAGAACTCGTTGCTGGAGAAAAGACCCGAAGATGTAGTTATTGTGGCTGCTAACAGGTCTGCCATCGGTAAAGGTTTTAAAGGTGCCTTCAAAGATGTAAACACAGACTACTTATTATACAACTTTCTCAATGAGTTCATCGGGAGGTTTCCGGAACCTTTGAGGGCTGATTTGAACTTAATCGAAGAAGTTGCCTGTGGAAATGTTCTCAATGTTGGAGCCGGTGCTACAGAACACAGGGCTGCATGCTTGGCAAGTGGGATTCCCTACTCGACGCCATTTGTCGCTTTAAACAGACAATGTTCTTCAGGTTTAACGGCGGTGAACGATATTGCCAACAAGATTAAGGTTGGGCAAATTGATATTGGTTTGGCGCTGGGAGTGGAATCAATGACCAATAACTACAAAAACGTCAATCCCTTGGGCATGATCTCCTCTGAAGAGCTGCAAAAAAACCGAGAAGCGAAGAAATGTCTAATACCAATGGGCATTACTAATGAGAATGTTGCCGCTAATTTCAAGATCAGTAGAAAGGATCAAGACGAGTTCGCTGCGAATTCATATCAAAAAGCTTACAAGGCGAAAAATGAGGGGCTTTTcgaagatgaaattttacCTATAAAATTACCAGATGGCTCAATTTGCCAGTCGGACGAAGGGCCACGCCCTAACGTCACTGCGGAGTCGCTTTCAAGCATCAGGCCTGCCTTTATCAAAGACAGAGGAACCACAACTGCGGGCAATGCATCCCAGGTCTCCGATGGTGTGGCAGGTGTCTTGTTAGCCCGCAGGTCCGTAGCCAACCAGTTAAATCTGCCTGTGCTAGGTCGCTACATCGATTTTCAAACAGTGGGGGTTCCCCCTGAAATCATGGGTGTGGGCCCTGCATACGCCATACCAAAAGTCCTGGAAGCTACTGGCTTGCAAGTCCAAGATATcgatatttttgaaataaatgaaGCATTCGCGGCCCAAGCATTATACTGCATCCATAAACTGGGCATCGATTTGAATAAAGTAAATCCAAGAGGTGGTGCAATCGCGTTAGGCCATCCCTTGGGTTGTACTGGCGCAAGGCAAGTAGCTACCATACTAAGAGAACTGAAAAAGGATCAAATCGGGGTTGTTAGTATGTGTATCGGTACTGGTATGGGTGCCGCCGCCATCTTTATTAAAGAATAG